The following proteins are co-located in the Escherichia fergusonii ATCC 35469 genome:
- a CDS encoding DUF969 domain-containing protein, which produces MGEAISLWPLTGIAVIVVGFLLRFNPVLVVIVAGIVTGLAAQMPIATILEKLGEGFLNTRNLPFILLLPLAVIGLLERHGLKERAQAWIAKIRSATSGRLLIVYLFIRECTAALGLTSLGGQPQMVRPLLAPMAEGAAEKKYGPLPGAVRYRLRAMSAATDNVGLFFGEDIFVAFGAIIFMHNFMLESGGIQTEPLHIALWGIPTAICAFLIHGARLWRLDHYLHRELSKANGTTVEKGEVQ; this is translated from the coding sequence ATGGGAGAGGCTATATCTCTATGGCCACTGACGGGTATTGCCGTCATTGTGGTCGGATTTCTTTTACGTTTTAACCCGGTGCTGGTGGTGATTGTCGCCGGGATCGTGACTGGGCTGGCAGCGCAGATGCCGATCGCCACGATCCTCGAAAAGCTGGGTGAAGGGTTTCTTAATACTCGCAATCTGCCGTTTATTCTGCTGCTGCCACTGGCAGTTATCGGTCTGCTGGAGCGTCACGGGCTTAAAGAGCGCGCTCAGGCGTGGATTGCCAAAATTCGTAGCGCCACATCAGGACGCCTGCTGATTGTTTATCTTTTCATTCGCGAATGCACTGCGGCACTGGGATTAACCAGTCTTGGCGGGCAGCCGCAAATGGTGCGTCCGTTGCTGGCCCCGATGGCAGAAGGCGCCGCGGAGAAAAAGTATGGACCGTTGCCCGGAGCAGTGCGTTATCGTCTGCGGGCGATGTCGGCAGCGACTGATAACGTCGGGCTGTTTTTTGGCGAAGATATTTTCGTTGCCTTTGGTGCGATCATCTTCATGCATAACTTTATGCTGGAGTCTGGCGGTATTCAGACTGAACCATTGCATATTGCCCTGTGGGGGATCCCTACAGCGATTTGCGCTTTTCTGATCCACGGCGCGCGGTTGTGGCGTTTGGATCATTATCTGCATCGTGAATTAAGTAAAGCCAATGGCACCACGGTAGAGAAAGGAGAAGTGCAATGA
- the pcp gene encoding pyroglutamyl-peptidase I, translating to MKTVLITGFEPFGGEQINPSWEVVSQLDNAILGGCRVVARQLPCVFGESLAVLNSAIDALSPSVVLAVGQAGGRTDITVERVAINVDDARIPDNRGNQPVDVPVIPNGPAAWFSTLPIKAMVSAIREAGIPASVSQTAGTFVCNHVMYGLLHKLSSMADVKGGFIHIPYLPQQAAAHPGAPSMAADTVRRALETAIITALYVDADIIVAGGATH from the coding sequence ATGAAAACCGTTTTAATCACCGGTTTTGAACCGTTTGGTGGTGAGCAAATTAATCCTTCATGGGAAGTAGTTTCGCAGCTCGATAATGCGATTCTTGGTGGCTGTCGGGTGGTGGCACGGCAATTACCGTGTGTGTTTGGTGAGTCGTTAGCGGTGCTGAATTCGGCAATTGATGCGCTTTCGCCATCGGTGGTGCTGGCAGTAGGACAGGCTGGTGGACGAACTGATATCACGGTTGAGCGCGTGGCAATTAACGTTGATGATGCGCGAATCCCGGATAACCGTGGCAACCAGCCGGTTGATGTACCGGTAATCCCTAATGGTCCGGCAGCCTGGTTTAGCACTTTACCCATAAAAGCAATGGTTTCAGCGATACGGGAGGCTGGCATTCCGGCTTCTGTATCCCAGACGGCGGGAACCTTTGTCTGCAATCATGTGATGTACGGGCTATTGCATAAATTAAGTAGCATGGCGGATGTTAAAGGGGGATTTATTCATATTCCCTACCTGCCTCAACAGGCAGCGGCACACCCAGGAGCGCCGAGCATGGCGGCAGATACCGTGCGAAGAGCGCTCGAAACCGCAATTATTACGGCGTTGTATGTCGATGCCGATATTATCGTGGCAGGTGGAGCGACACATTAA
- a CDS encoding fimbrial protein yields MSLCKSVLLIFSLLFIPLKAALALDCYFGNAGGPVEKSEGILPFAVPSNARPGDKIWESDDIKIPVYCDNNTNGNFESEHVYAWVNPYPGVQDRYYQLGVTYNGVDYDASQGKSSIDTTQCIDSKNIDIYTPEQIIAMGWQSKLCSGDPENIHKKRTFIARMRLYVKIREMPPHDYQSPLSDYIVVQFDGKGGINEDPGAKNLKYHIQGLENIRVLDCSVNFSIEPANQMIDFGRFNVLDIRRHNMTKTFSIQTTKSQNSQCTDGFKVSSSFYTEETLVEEDKALLIGNGLRLRLLDENASPYAFNKYTEYADFTSDMLIYKQTYTAELSSITGTPIQPGPFDTVVLFKINYN; encoded by the coding sequence ATGAGTCTCTGCAAAAGCGTATTGCTTATCTTTAGCCTGCTTTTTATACCCCTTAAAGCTGCGCTGGCACTGGACTGTTATTTTGGTAATGCTGGCGGCCCGGTTGAAAAATCAGAGGGAATACTTCCTTTCGCTGTACCTTCAAATGCCAGACCAGGAGATAAAATCTGGGAGTCTGACGATATCAAAATTCCTGTTTATTGCGACAACAATACCAATGGTAACTTTGAAAGCGAACATGTTTACGCCTGGGTAAACCCCTATCCAGGAGTGCAGGATCGTTACTACCAATTAGGTGTCACTTATAACGGTGTTGATTACGATGCCAGTCAGGGAAAAAGCAGTATCGACACGACACAATGTATCGATAGCAAAAATATTGACATCTACACACCAGAACAAATTATTGCCATGGGATGGCAGAGTAAACTCTGTTCCGGTGATCCTGAAAATATACACAAAAAACGAACTTTTATTGCCCGAATGCGTTTGTATGTCAAAATCCGCGAAATGCCTCCTCATGACTATCAAAGCCCGCTCAGCGATTATATTGTGGTGCAATTTGACGGCAAAGGTGGCATTAACGAAGATCCCGGCGCAAAAAACCTGAAATATCATATTCAAGGTCTGGAAAATATCCGCGTTCTGGATTGCAGTGTCAATTTTTCGATTGAACCGGCTAATCAGATGATTGATTTTGGTCGCTTTAATGTGCTTGATATTCGCCGCCATAATATGACTAAAACATTTAGTATCCAGACGACGAAATCACAAAATAGCCAGTGTACAGATGGCTTTAAAGTGAGTTCCTCATTTTACACCGAAGAAACTCTGGTGGAGGAAGACAAAGCCCTGTTGATCGGCAATGGTTTACGACTGCGATTACTGGATGAAAACGCCTCGCCCTATGCCTTTAACAAATATACGGAATATGCCGACTTCACCAGCGATATGCTCATTTATAAGCAAACTTATACAGCAGAATTGTCCTCTATTACAGGAACACCTATTCAACCCGGCCCCTTTGACACCGTGGTGCTGTTTAAAATTAACTACAACTGA
- the dtpD gene encoding dipeptide permease DtpD yields the protein MNKQASQPRAIYYVVALQIWEYFSFYGMRALLILYLTNQLKYDDNHAYALFSAYCSLVYVTPILGGYLADKVLGNRMAVMLGALLMAIGHVVLGASEIHPTFLYLSLAIIVCGYGLFKSNVSCLLGELYEPTDPRRDGGFSLMYAAGNVGSIIAPIACGYAQEEYSWAMGFGLAAVGMIAGLVIFLCGNRHFAHTRGVNKTVLCARNFLLPNWGWLLVLLVATPALITVLFWKEWSVYALIVATIIGLGVLAKIYRKAENQKQRKELGLIVTLTFFSMLFWAFAQQGGSSISLYIDRFVNRDMFGYTVPTAMFQSINAFAVMLCGVFLAWVVKESVAGNRTVRIWGKFALGLGLMSAGFCILTLSARWSAMYGHSSLPLMVLGLAVMGFAELFIDPVAMSQITRIEIPGVTGVLTGIYMLLSGAIANYLAGVIADQTSQSSFDASGAINYSINAYIEVFDQITWGALACVGLVLMIWLYQALKFRNRTLALES from the coding sequence ATGAATAAACAAGCATCACAGCCACGGGCGATTTACTACGTCGTCGCGTTGCAAATTTGGGAATATTTTAGCTTCTATGGCATGCGCGCTCTGCTCATTCTTTATCTTACTAACCAGTTGAAATATGACGACAATCACGCCTACGCGTTGTTCAGTGCTTACTGCTCGCTGGTGTATGTTACGCCGATTCTGGGTGGCTACCTGGCTGATAAAGTGCTTGGTAACCGAATGGCGGTAATGCTGGGCGCTTTGCTGATGGCCATCGGTCATGTCGTGCTGGGGGCAAGCGAAATCCACCCCACATTCCTTTATCTTTCGCTGGCGATTATCGTCTGCGGCTATGGCCTGTTTAAATCTAACGTAAGCTGTCTGCTTGGCGAGCTGTATGAGCCAACCGATCCACGTCGTGATGGCGGTTTCTCGCTGATGTATGCGGCAGGCAACGTGGGATCTATTATCGCGCCCATCGCCTGTGGTTATGCCCAGGAAGAGTACAGTTGGGCGATGGGCTTTGGTCTGGCGGCGGTTGGCATGATCGCGGGTCTGGTTATCTTCTTATGTGGCAATCGTCATTTTGCTCATACCCGTGGCGTTAACAAAACGGTGCTGTGCGCCAGAAACTTTCTGCTGCCGAACTGGGGATGGCTGCTGGTTCTGCTGGTGGCAACGCCTGCGCTGATTACCGTGTTGTTCTGGAAAGAGTGGTCGGTATACGCCTTGATTGTCGCGACTATCATTGGCCTTGGCGTTCTGGCAAAAATTTATCGCAAAGCAGAAAACCAGAAACAGCGTAAAGAGCTGGGACTGATTGTGACGCTCACCTTCTTCAGTATGTTGTTCTGGGCCTTCGCACAACAGGGCGGTAGCTCGATTAGCCTTTATATCGACCGCTTCGTTAACCGCGATATGTTTGGTTATACCGTTCCGACCGCTATGTTCCAGTCGATTAATGCCTTCGCGGTCATGCTGTGCGGTGTGTTCCTGGCATGGGTGGTCAAAGAGAGCGTCGCGGGTAATCGTACCGTGCGCATCTGGGGAAAATTTGCTCTTGGTCTTGGCCTGATGAGCGCCGGATTCTGCATTCTGACCTTAAGCGCCCGCTGGTCTGCAATGTATGGTCACTCTTCTCTGCCACTGATGGTGTTAGGTCTGGCGGTGATGGGCTTTGCCGAACTGTTTATCGACCCGGTTGCCATGTCGCAAATTACGCGCATTGAAATTCCGGGCGTGACCGGCGTATTAACCGGCATTTACATGCTGCTTTCTGGCGCGATTGCGAACTATCTGGCTGGCGTGATTGCCGATCAGACATCGCAATCTTCGTTTGATGCCTCCGGGGCGATCAACTACTCCATCAATGCATATATTGAAGTGTTTGATCAAATCACCTGGGGTGCACTGGCGTGTGTAGGACTGGTACTGATGATTTGGCTGTATCAGGCGCTTAAGTTCAGAAACCGCACGCTGGCGCTGGAGTCTTAA
- a CDS encoding AbrB family transcriptional regulator, with protein MPVLQWSLLFLLSILLSVLFLALHLPAALLLGPMVAGIIISMKGATLQLPRSAFLAAQAILGCMIAQNLTGSILTTLAQNWPVVLGILLITLFSSAAVGWLLVRYSSLPGNTGAWGSSPGGAAAMVAMAQDYGADIRLVAFMQYLRVLFVAGAAVLVTRIIMGDSAETTSQQMVWFPPVSLNLLSTLILASVTGFIGIKLRIPSGTMLLPMLTGAFLQSGEIITIEMPEWLLALAYMGIGWRIGLGFDKQILLRALRPLPQILASIFALLAICAGMAWGLTYFMQIDFMTAYLATSPGGLDTVAVIAAGSNADMALIMAMQTLRLFSILLTGPAIARFISTYAPKRTT; from the coding sequence ATGCCAGTTTTGCAGTGGAGTTTATTATTTTTATTATCAATTCTTCTTTCCGTGCTATTTCTGGCTTTGCATCTTCCTGCGGCATTATTGCTCGGCCCAATGGTGGCCGGAATTATCATCAGTATGAAAGGTGCTACCTTACAACTCCCCCGCTCCGCCTTCCTTGCCGCACAAGCCATTCTTGGTTGCATGATTGCGCAGAATCTTACCGGGTCCATACTGACCACCCTTGCGCAAAACTGGCCCGTCGTGTTGGGTATATTACTGATTACGCTGTTTTCCAGCGCCGCAGTTGGCTGGCTATTGGTGCGCTACAGCTCACTTCCTGGTAATACAGGTGCATGGGGATCTTCTCCCGGCGGAGCGGCAGCAATGGTCGCGATGGCCCAGGATTATGGTGCCGATATCCGCCTGGTGGCATTTATGCAGTATCTACGGGTGCTGTTTGTTGCCGGGGCAGCGGTGCTGGTAACGCGGATTATAATGGGCGACAGCGCCGAAACGACCAGCCAACAAATGGTATGGTTCCCTCCGGTTAGCCTGAATTTACTCAGTACGCTGATTCTGGCGAGCGTGACAGGTTTTATTGGCATTAAATTGCGCATCCCTTCCGGCACCATGTTGCTACCGATGCTTACAGGCGCATTCCTCCAGTCTGGTGAAATCATCACTATTGAAATGCCGGAATGGCTGCTGGCGCTTGCTTATATGGGTATTGGCTGGCGTATTGGTCTGGGATTCGATAAGCAAATTTTGCTGCGCGCCTTACGCCCACTGCCGCAAATTTTGGCCTCAATCTTTGCTTTGCTGGCAATTTGTGCCGGGATGGCATGGGGGCTAACTTACTTTATGCAGATTGATTTTATGACTGCCTATCTCGCCACAAGCCCTGGTGGACTTGATACAGTGGCAGTCATTGCCGCAGGGAGCAACGCCGATATGGCGCTCATTATGGCGATGCAAACCCTGCGGTTGTTTAGCATTTTACTGACGGGGCCAGCCATTGCGCGGTTTATCTCAACATATGCGCCGAAACGAACAACTTAG
- a CDS encoding molecular chaperone, with amino-acid sequence MTICKGMFLILLTTSLYSHAALQPDRTRIVFDANNKATSLRVENRSDKLPYLAYSWIENEKGEKSDDLLVALPPIQRLEPKATSQVRIVKQASTTQLPADRETLFYYNLREIPPAPDKNNDHAVLQVAVQSRIKLFWRPAALRKKTGDHVEQQLQVNQQNNQLIMKNPTPYYLTIAYLGRDVKGVLPGFKSMMIAPFSTASTATGNYTGNQFYLGYMDDYGALRMNTLKCQGECRLQPVEENK; translated from the coding sequence ATGACAATATGCAAAGGCATGTTCCTTATTCTATTAACAACCAGTCTGTACAGTCATGCTGCTCTCCAACCAGATCGCACGCGCATTGTGTTTGATGCCAACAACAAAGCAACCAGTTTGCGAGTGGAAAACCGCAGCGATAAACTCCCTTATCTGGCCTACTCATGGATAGAAAACGAAAAGGGCGAGAAAAGCGATGACCTGCTGGTAGCCTTGCCCCCCATTCAGCGTCTGGAGCCCAAAGCAACTTCCCAGGTGCGTATCGTTAAACAAGCCTCAACCACGCAACTTCCTGCTGATCGGGAAACGCTGTTTTATTACAATTTACGAGAAATCCCTCCCGCCCCCGATAAAAACAATGATCATGCCGTTTTACAAGTTGCCGTCCAGAGCAGAATTAAATTGTTCTGGCGACCTGCTGCATTACGTAAGAAAACCGGCGATCACGTCGAACAACAGCTACAGGTTAATCAGCAGAATAACCAACTGATAATGAAAAATCCGACCCCTTATTATCTGACAATCGCCTATCTGGGGCGGGATGTGAAGGGCGTGCTTCCGGGGTTTAAAAGTATGATGATTGCCCCTTTTAGTACTGCTTCAACGGCTACGGGGAATTATACAGGTAATCAGTTTTACCTCGGTTATATGGACGATTACGGTGCATTGCGCATGAATACCCTAAAATGCCAGGGCGAGTGCCGTTTACAGCCTGTCGAGGAGAATAAATGA
- a CDS encoding DUF979 domain-containing protein, with product MNFQQSWLYWLAGIVLLIVAVMSWQDKANPRRVTTGLFWGIYGLLFLLGDWTYSLVGDKRTVNIAVGVAVVLMALIAGFGGVKLGRYHQRTPQQREESAQRLGNRLFYPALAIPLVTVIGVLMFNHIPGLQEALFGPGNHSTLVTLFSMTVGTLIGLAMGIKMTHERVHQPIQEARRLLDSIGWAFILPQILATLGLLFTAAGVGNGISYLTQEYLAVDSRFIAVAVYTIGMALLTMVMGNAFAAFPIVTAGIGIPILVLQHGGNPAVMAAIGMFSGYCGTLMTPMAANFNIVPAALLELPDKNAVIKVQVPTGLMLLLVNIFLMYFLMFL from the coding sequence ATGAATTTTCAGCAAAGCTGGCTTTACTGGCTGGCAGGGATCGTCCTGCTGATAGTGGCGGTGATGTCCTGGCAGGATAAAGCGAACCCGCGCCGTGTGACCACCGGGCTGTTCTGGGGCATTTACGGCCTGTTGTTTTTGCTTGGCGACTGGACGTACTCATTGGTTGGCGATAAACGCACGGTCAATATTGCGGTCGGGGTGGCAGTTGTACTCATGGCGCTAATTGCTGGTTTTGGTGGCGTTAAGTTGGGGCGTTATCACCAGCGTACTCCACAGCAGCGCGAAGAGAGTGCCCAACGGTTGGGCAATCGGCTTTTTTATCCGGCACTGGCGATTCCGTTGGTCACGGTGATTGGCGTCCTGATGTTCAATCACATTCCCGGTTTGCAGGAAGCGCTATTTGGTCCTGGTAATCATTCGACACTGGTGACCCTGTTTTCCATGACGGTGGGTACGCTGATTGGCCTGGCGATGGGGATCAAAATGACCCATGAGCGGGTACATCAGCCAATTCAGGAAGCGCGTCGGCTTCTGGACTCCATTGGCTGGGCGTTTATCTTGCCGCAAATTCTCGCCACGTTGGGCTTGCTGTTTACGGCTGCGGGTGTTGGCAATGGTATTTCGTATCTCACTCAGGAATATCTGGCGGTAGATAGTCGATTTATTGCAGTAGCGGTTTATACCATTGGTATGGCATTGCTGACGATGGTGATGGGTAATGCTTTTGCCGCCTTCCCGATAGTGACTGCTGGGATCGGCATTCCTATTCTGGTGCTTCAACATGGTGGTAACCCGGCGGTAATGGCCGCTATCGGGATGTTCTCTGGTTATTGTGGTACGTTGATGACGCCGATGGCGGCGAATTTCAATATCGTACCTGCTGCTTTGCTGGAGCTGCCGGATAAAAACGCGGTGATCAAAGTCCAGGTGCCGACCGGCCTGATGCTATTGCTGGTCAATATTTTCCTGATGTATTTCCTGATGTTTTTATAA
- the pxpC gene encoding 5-oxoprolinase subunit PxpC: MLKIIRAGMYTTVQDGGRHGFRQSGISHCGALDLPALRIANLLVGNAADAPALEITLGQLTVEFESDGWFALTGAGCEARLDDNAVWTGWRLPVKAGQRLTLKRPLHGMRSYLAVAGGIDVPAVMGSCSTDLKVGIGGLEGRLLKDGDRLPIGKATRAFMEAQGVKQLLWGNRIRALPGPEYHEFDRASQEAFWRSPWQLSPQSNRMGYRLQGQVLKRTTQREMLSHGLLPGVIQVPHNGQPIVLMNDAQTTGGYPRIACIIEADMYHLAQIPLGQPIHFVQCSLEEALKARHDQQRYFEQLAWRLHNEN; encoded by the coding sequence ATGCTGAAAATCATTCGCGCGGGAATGTACACCACTGTTCAGGATGGCGGTCGTCATGGTTTTCGTCAGTCTGGGATCAGTCACTGTGGCGCACTGGATTTGCCTGCATTACGTATAGCGAATCTGTTGGTAGGTAATGCTGCCGATGCGCCAGCACTGGAAATCACCCTCGGGCAGTTAACGGTTGAATTTGAAAGTGACGGCTGGTTTGCCCTGACGGGAGCTGGTTGTGAGGCGCGGCTGGATGACAATGCTGTCTGGACAGGCTGGCGCTTACCCGTGAAGGCCGGTCAGCGTTTAACACTTAAGCGCCCATTGCATGGGATGCGCAGCTATCTGGCTGTCGCGGGAGGCATTGATGTTCCTGCGGTAATGGGATCATGCAGTACTGATCTGAAAGTGGGGATTGGTGGTCTCGAAGGGCGGTTACTGAAAGATGGCGACAGACTTCCCATTGGCAAAGCAACGCGTGCGTTTATGGAAGCACAAGGGGTAAAACAGCTACTGTGGGGCAACCGTATTCGCGCCTTGCCGGGGCCGGAATATCATGAGTTTGATCGCGCTTCACAAGAGGCATTCTGGCGTTCACCGTGGCAGTTGAGCCCGCAAAGTAACCGCATGGGATATCGCCTTCAGGGGCAAGTGTTAAAACGCACGACTCAGCGTGAAATGCTTTCTCATGGTCTGCTACCTGGTGTGATACAGGTGCCGCATAACGGTCAGCCAATCGTATTGATGAACGATGCCCAAACTACCGGTGGATATCCGCGAATTGCCTGCATTATCGAGGCTGACATGTACCATCTGGCGCAAATCCCGCTTGGACAGCCAATCCACTTTGTGCAGTGCTCGTTGGAGGAGGCGCTAAAAGCGCGTCACGATCAGCAGCGCTACTTCGAACAATTAGCATGGCGGTTACACAATGAAAATTGA
- the ybgI gene encoding radiation resistance protein YbgI → MKNTELEQLINEKLNSAAISDYAPNGLQVEGKETVQKIVTGVTASQALLDEAVRLEADAVIVHHGYFWKGESPVIRGMKRRRLKTLLANDINLYGWHLPLDSHPELGNNAQLAALLGITVMGEIEPLLLWGELTMPVPGLELASWIEARLGRKPLWCGDTGPERVQRVAWCTGGGQSFIDSAARFGVDAFITGEVSEQTIHSAREQELHFYAAGHHATERGGIRALSEWLNENTDLDVTFIDIPNPA, encoded by the coding sequence ATGAAAAACACCGAACTGGAACAATTAATTAACGAAAAGCTGAACAGCGCGGCGATCAGTGACTACGCGCCAAATGGCTTGCAGGTTGAAGGCAAAGAGACGGTGCAAAAAATCGTTACCGGTGTTACCGCCAGCCAGGCACTGCTTGATGAAGCGGTACGCCTGGAGGCCGACGCGGTCATCGTGCATCACGGTTATTTCTGGAAAGGTGAATCTCCGGTGATTCGCGGCATGAAACGCCGTCGTTTAAAAACCTTGCTGGCTAACGATATCAACCTGTATGGCTGGCATCTGCCGCTGGATTCCCATCCTGAACTGGGCAATAACGCACAACTGGCAGCATTACTTGGCATCACCGTCATGGGCGAGATTGAGCCACTGCTGCTATGGGGAGAACTGACTATGCCTGTTCCGGGGCTGGAGCTGGCTTCATGGATAGAAGCACGACTCGGGCGTAAGCCTCTGTGGTGCGGCGATACCGGGCCAGAGAGGGTGCAGCGCGTAGCCTGGTGCACCGGAGGCGGACAAAGCTTTATCGACAGCGCCGCCCGTTTTGGTGTTGACGCATTTATTACCGGAGAAGTCTCCGAACAAACGATTCACTCTGCCCGCGAGCAGGAGCTGCATTTCTATGCCGCAGGGCACCATGCCACCGAACGTGGTGGTATTCGCGCTTTGAGTGAGTGGCTGAACGAAAATACTGATCTGGATGTGACCTTTATTGATATTCCAAATCCTGCATAA
- the pxpA gene encoding 5-oxoprolinase subunit PxpA yields the protein MKIDLNADLGEGCASDAELLTLVSSANIACGFHAGDAQTMQASVREAVKNGVAIGAHPGFPDRENFGRTAMQLPPETVYAQTLYQIGALAAITHAEGGVMRHVKPHGMLYNQAAKEPQLADAIAKAVHACDPALILVGLAGSELIRAGKHYGLTTRQEVFADRGYQADGSLVPRSQPGALIEDEEQSLAQTLEMVQNGRVKSITGEWTPVEAQTVCLHGDGEHALAFARRLRAAFLERGIAVQA from the coding sequence ATGAAAATTGATCTTAACGCAGACCTGGGTGAAGGCTGCGCCAGTGATGCAGAGCTTCTTACGCTGGTGTCATCTGCCAATATTGCCTGTGGATTTCACGCCGGAGATGCGCAAACCATGCAGGCAAGCGTGCGTGAAGCAGTGAAAAACGGTGTGGCTATCGGCGCGCATCCGGGTTTTCCTGATCGGGAAAATTTTGGCCGCACCGCGATGCAGCTGCCGCCGGAAACGGTTTATGCCCAGACGCTATACCAGATAGGAGCGCTGGCAGCGATTACTCATGCTGAAGGGGGAGTGATGCGCCACGTCAAACCTCATGGCATGTTGTACAACCAGGCAGCGAAAGAACCGCAACTGGCGGATGCCATTGCAAAAGCAGTCCACGCCTGTGATCCGGCACTTATTCTTGTCGGGCTGGCTGGAAGCGAACTGATCCGCGCCGGGAAACACTACGGTCTGACAACACGCCAGGAAGTATTTGCCGACCGGGGATATCAGGCAGATGGTTCGCTGGTACCACGCAGTCAACCAGGTGCTTTAATTGAAGATGAAGAGCAATCGCTTGCGCAGACGCTGGAGATGGTGCAAAACGGGAGGGTAAAAAGCATTACTGGTGAGTGGACTCCTGTCGAGGCACAAACGGTTTGTTTACATGGTGACGGGGAGCACGCTCTCGCTTTTGCCCGTCGCCTTCGCGCTGCGTTCCTGGAGCGTGGAATCGCAGTACAAGCATAA
- the pxpB gene encoding 5-oxoprolinase subunit PxpB produces the protein MQRARCYLLGETAVVLELEPPVTLASQKRIWRLAQRLVDMPNVVESIPGMNNITVILKEPQSLALDAIERLQRWWEESDALEPDSRFIEIPVVYGGAGGPDLSVVASHCGLSEKQVVELHSSVEYVVWFLGFQPGFPYLGNLPEQLHTPRRAEPRLSVPAGSVGIGGPQTGIYPIPTPGGWQLIGHTSLKLFDPTRDEPILLRPGDSVRFVPQKEGVC, from the coding sequence GTGCAACGAGCGCGTTGTTATCTGTTAGGTGAAACGGCGGTAGTGCTGGAACTGGAGCCGCCAGTCACGCTGGCCAGCCAGAAACGTATCTGGCGACTGGCGCAGCGTCTGGTGGATATGCCGAATGTCGTGGAATCGATACCGGGTATGAACAATATCACGGTAATTTTAAAGGAACCGCAATCGCTGGCTCTGGATGCGATTGAGCGTTTACAACGCTGGTGGGAAGAGAGCGACGCACTGGAGCCTGACTCGCGCTTTATCGAAATCCCGGTAGTTTATGGTGGAGCAGGTGGCCCCGATCTGTCTGTTGTCGCAAGTCACTGTGGATTAAGTGAAAAGCAGGTGGTAGAGCTGCACTCGTCAGTGGAGTATGTGGTCTGGTTCCTCGGATTCCAGCCAGGATTCCCTTATCTGGGTAACTTACCGGAACAACTGCATACCCCTCGTCGCGCAGAACCACGCCTGAGTGTTCCGGCAGGTTCTGTGGGAATTGGTGGGCCACAGACGGGGATCTACCCAATTCCAACACCTGGCGGCTGGCAGTTAATTGGTCATACATCGTTGAAATTGTTTGATCCCACACGGGATGAGCCCATCTTGTTGCGCCCAGGAGATAGCGTGCGCTTTGTACCGCAGAAGGAGGGAGTATGCTGA